The genomic DNA ATGTTAATGATTTATTACTAAATTTTCACATTCATTAGagtgatatataaaataaatgcaaATAAAGAAGGTTAGACATGTGATAATCTTTAAACGTGTTTTGACTCAGGAATTTGTGTCCACAATTATATCATTTGtgactttaaaaaattactctaCCAAAGTGTGTATATGAATTAAAAGAGAGGTGTTATGAGAACTCAATTTTGAACATATTTTATACTCATAGATTCATTGAAGATTACAATCTCATCAGttatattcaaactcaaataataaCTTTCTATTATGTTACATTTTGAAAATAAGCTAACAATcgaaaattaataatacaaaaagttattgattttcattataataaaataacaaaaaaaaaatcaactaataGATTATGTTCTTTGAACGAGAAATATCGATTCACAtgtcaaaacataaattatcGTTTTCGTATTAGTCACTTCTCATGAAGATGTTTTGCGGGTATAAAGGAGTTTACCCTATACCAATCAACAACCCTATCTAACCACTTTAGAGCATAACTAAAACAAATTGCTCATATTTAAGAATTTGAACCAAGTGCTTGAAATCCAAGCAGAATAATAAAGATATGGTTGAAAAGGGAAGTAACATGTGCATAGTTTTCTAGTTGGCACTTTTGTCTTTGCGGCTAACAAAacgataaataaaaattgagaaGTTAAAATCGATATCTTGGATATTAAGATTAGAAATGATAAGACTTGTCCTCATTTGTTGTTTTCATTTAAAGTAAGTGCATCCTTAATTATGATTTAAGCACGGGAATATTATTTATTGGACCCCTTCCACTAGATAGGCCCTCCCATAACCCACCTAATTAAATGGAAATCTTCTTCATTACTCTTATCATTCTAATCCCATActtcattcaaatcaaaatatgtCTATGTTTGCTATGAATTGAGCAAAAGCAAGCCATTCcacaaaacctaattttgagtatttaattatataatgatatattatctaaatacccAATTGAGTACTTAAATCATacgttatcatgtgattaaattattttaaatttaagataaaataacatgaCATAGCATATGAGTACCCAATTGGATACCcaaatcatatattatcatataattgagtgattttaaattaaagataagataatatctaatcacatgatgacacagtATCTGaccatataattagataattttaaattaaaaataaaaaatatttaataagataataacaTAGTATTCGAATATTCAATTTAGGTActcaaattatatgttattgtataattgagtgattttgaattaaagataaagtaacacgaCATGTCATATAGGCTCAAatcatatgttatcatatgatcggatgattttgaattaaaaataaagtaacacttaattatatggtgacatataattgaattaatcaatcaaatactcaaaattggCGCAATTTGATTGCAAACCACTAGCTAATCACGTAGGAGCACTTACTTTTAGTACAAATTAGAGAGTAATTGAATGAAATGAACATGGGACCATGAGAAAGTGTATAGCTTAACGTTAccatttcaaattaaaacatgaaAATTCATATAATTGCACTGAAAAGTTAAAAAGTTGGGACTGGACCATTTCCGACTCCGCTGAGATGCTTTTTGTTGATAATTGGGCATATATCTTCGTTGACAAGCTGCttcttcaaataaataaataaatatatattatttatttatttatttttacatattatgataatttactTGACTAAAATATGTTGGTTTTCGGCATTATctgggtttaaaaaaaaaaatcctaaaatattattgaaagagggcacaaattaaaatgattatattggGCCGTGATGGCCGAATTTTGAGCATCTGCAGATACAAACTAAATCAGGCCTAACTCGGCCATAGCCCGAGTCGATCTGGGTTGTCATTGGGTTGGAACAAGCATAGCAAGAGGatccaaaataaaattggtAAATCAAAAAGGAAATTCCGTTGCCGGGAATCGAACCCGGGTCTTTCGGGTGAGAGCCGAATATCCTAACCGACTAGACTACAACGGAGTTGATGCTTAATTGGCAAAAAGATTCATTATAAAACCTACAAGACCCAAAAGCAGCCAATTCCggaaagaaataaattatttccgAAGATTTCAGGTCATTTCCGTTGTCAATCGATTTGGAACTATTTGAATTCATATTGGTTTCTCTGGAAGAGGTAGAATTCGCATTGGTTTCTCTTGAATAAATGGAAACAACCAATTGGAAAGAAAGTGCCTGCAACTTTCTATATATGACTAATCCAGACATAGTTAAGTCAATTGTGAGACACGTGTTGATCTCAAACATTGTGGGTCTTCTGCGGTaatatctcatttttaattaatataatattaaaataaataatattttaaaataatatatttaaataaaataatatttttttaattatatctaacaaaatacaataataacttaaaaataatttatatcttatctatgtataatataatgaaaaatttatataaattttttactattacTTAGTATTGACAATTGGGctaaaaaaagtatataaaaatatcaagtttagatatattattttctgAACCAAATGTAACCTAAAAATATTCTCATTTCTTTTGTTACTTTAGTATAGTTTATTAGGAACAgagtaaaaaatgttaaatgataAGTATCagtatcaattaaaatttttatatattacatatagtttgggttataaattttattttaaaaaatttatcctattatttgataataaaaatgagGTTTGTGTACTAAAATTATtgatctattttattttataataagatGGTAGTGACGAAAATACTCCATTATTTGCATACAGCCAAATTGCCAAACTATTTTTCACATACAGCCAGCCAATTAACTCAACAATCTGGATAAGAAAACTCCGACCGTCCCCATCAACCTTAACCGAGAATTACACCTGTCGCCCATAAAACTGTACACGTGTCTTCACCCTACAAATTTTCTAAATTCGGAACATCGTGCTGTCAACTGAGCCCCAGCGGCCGCTCTCGAATCATTActtcaaatttattgaattcagcttcaataattcaatcaatCCAATCGGCGTTTTTGTAGTAACAATTATAACGAGAAATTATGAGTTTCAGAGACGATAACGAAGATGCAAGGGACCTGCGGAAGCCGTTTTTGCACACCGGGAGCTGGTACAAAATGGGCTCCAGACAGTCTAGTATGATGTCGTCATCGGCTCAGATCCTCCGTGATGGCTCCATCTCCGTCGTCTTTTGCGTCATGATCGTCGCCCTGGGCCCCATCCAATTCGGTTTCACGGTAATAACATTTCTACCGACGTACAATGCTATTTCTTTCTAATCCGATTCATGTATTTGTTGAACGTGCATTTATTGTTTGATGCAGTGTGGCTACTCTTCACCTACGCAAGCTGGAATCATCAACGatcttaatctttcaatttcagAGGTTTTTGAGAGTGTGGCATTTGATATCGGATATATGAGAATTCTATTCATTATTCGTTATATAAAGTTACAGTTTGTGATTTCCAAACAGTTCTCCGTTTTCGGCTCTTTAGCGAATGTGGGAGCTATGGTTGGTGCAATAGCAAGTGGTCAAATAGCAGAGTACATTGGCCGCAAGGGGGTATACAACTAACTCCAttcagtttataattttttttttttttcaatgtcaTTTGATTTCTGAAGCAGAGCTATTTGTTGCTTATTTCTATCTTACATAGGAGAATTAAATTGCAATAGAAACATTAATTTTGCTTAAATGTTGTTTCATAAACTGATTACCAACTTCTGCATTGTGATGTTGAATCCCAGTCGCTAATGATTGCTGCAATTCCTAATATCATAGGATGGCTGGCCATATCTTTTGCCAAAGTGAGTTGTCATTACGCCAAGATTACTATTAGTTGTCTGTGCTATGCAAGTTCTAAACGGTGTATAACTTTTTGGTGCTTATAGGATTCTTCCTTTTTATTTATGGGAAGGTTGTTGGAAGGGTTTGGTGTTGGTGTAATCTCTTACACGGTAAACTTGAAGATTCTTGCTTTCAAATTGTCATCGTTTGTTTTTGGAGATATTATGCTGAAAATCAGTGATTCTGTTAAATTAAATCTTGTCTAGGTGCCTGTGTACATAGCTGAGATATCACCTCAAAACATGAGAGGAAGTCTTGGATCAGTGAATCAGGTTGGCTGTATTTTCATGCTCTTTTAGTCTGTCAATCAGTCTGCtccttattcaatatttctgtATTTAATGATGTTGACTAATTAGTTGCCTAAACTCCTTGATTTTCCTAGCTCTCAGTTACAATTGGAATATTTCTAGCGTATTTGTTGGGACTATTTGTCAACTGGAGAGTGCTCGCAGTTTTAGGTGAGACCATAAATTACTTTCTTGTCTTACATAAAATCCTTCAAGCACTCCAAcaatatgaaaatcaaaatctttgGAACTTCGTGTCTATGGTGTGTGCGTATGAACATGTGTGTGGAAATTATATCAAGTCAGTTTTCTGTTTGATAAATGAATTGATGGGGAAATCACCTTGCTGTGTGGAGGGAATCACTATTGAAAGTTAAAAACAAGTCCTAAGCTCTTTTGATGCTgctgatataataatttcaaagttTCACTTTGCTTTGTGTTTCTTCGGTTCAAGAGTTATAACACTTACCATGCAACTAAATTTATCATTGCATAGTTTTAATCAATGAACTAATTGTATGCTCCATTTGTAGGGATTTTGCCTTGTACAATATTGATACCTGGGTTATTTTTTATACCAGAATCTCCACGATGGCTGGTATgactcatttattaattttggatggATAGgaatccttttgtttttttcttgtctGGCATATCTCTCTTTGTTAGCCcttcttattctttttgtttgttgGGTGTTGTGGTTCTCTGTGGGGATACATGTGTATTCAGGCCAAAATGGGGATGACAGAAGATTTTGAAGCCTCTTTGCAAGTCATACGAGGATTTGATACAGACATTTCTATTGAAGTTAATGAAATAAAGGTGTTGAAAAGaactttcaccaatttattgtTGACACCTAAACCAAATTTATGCCATCTTAATTTAACTCAGTTAATTTGTGTACACAAACTATTTTGATGATTAGTACAAGGATTCACTTCTTGTGCCTCTTTTTCTAAATTACCATGTCTAATGGATCTACTATACACAGAGGTCTGTAGCGTCTTCAACCAGAAGAACAACAATTCGATTTGCTGATCTAAAGCGAAAAAGATATTGGTTTCCTTTGATGGTAAactgttttattttgtttcctctGATCTCGTTTTCTATTGTTGTTTCCTTTGTCCTTTAAACTATTGAGAACCCtcaactttaatttgaatttatatatttcaggTAGGAATTGGATTATTGGTTCTCCAACAACTCAGTGGCATCAATGGTGTTTTATTCTATTCGAGTACCATCTTCAAAAGTGCTGGTTAGATCAATACTTTGCTGACTTTGGACTTTTATTTGACTGATCTTCAAATAGATTAATggttgatttttcttttcacaTAGAGTTTTCAAAATGTGTAAATGAAATGTATAAACCACTCATGTTCTATATATGCAATATGGTTTGGGCTATGAgacataagttcaaaaaatttacTGTCTGACATCTGCCAAATATTGTGTCACAAAAagcaggaaaagaaaataaattttatttgctaGAGTTTCTATCTTCACATGTCCCTGTGTAAAGCTGGTCCCTTCAACCAGGTGAGCTCTCCAGATTAGGTTCACTATAGTGTATGATTGTACCTGGACTGCAACTTACCCTAAGCTAACAACATGTCATCACTAATTAAATAGAAATGGTGGAGttcacttttaatattttattgatcttTTAGAGGAAATGGCATTATAAGTGGCCCGGCTTTCTcgaattttttaatgtttgatgCTGATACTTTATTAAGCTACTGCAAATTTGAACAGGGATCTCATCAAGTAATTCTGCTACATGTGGACTGGGGCTTGTCCAGGTAAAATTTCATGACTGCACTGTTGTGGTTACTCGTTCAGGTATTCAGAGACAGGGAATGACTTTTGATCAGGCTAATCTAGTCAAGTCCTTTAACTTTTGTAGGTCATGGCTACCGGGGTCAATACATGGTTGATGGACAGGGCTGGCCGCAGGCTGCTTCTTTTAGTGCGTTTGAGAAAATTCTTCATTCTTTCTTCTGTTTAATTCGAATCTAGATGAACTTAAGAGAACAAactatataacaaaatttgaaatctttttttCAGATATCTTCATCTGGGATGACTGGCAGCTTGTTACTTGTTGCAGTTGCATTTTATTTGGAGGTTAGTGTGCAATAAATTCCATTTGTTCTTTCTTAGCTTCACTATGTAAAGtctatttttcatctatttcAAGAGTTTATAAATCTTGCATGAAAACATTTTTTCCCAGTTGTTCCTCTCTACTAAGCTAGGACTTCCTTTTGATGCTTTTTTCTACCTATGCTTCTTATTCACTTTGCAGGGTATTGTGTCAGAAGATTCTCGTTTATATAGCATACTGGGGATACTGTCACTTGTGGGCCTTGTGGTATGACTGCAGATCATTATTGTTTCTTCTGTAATTCTATTATAGCTAATTGTAATTCTTTATTAAGGATTTTTCTCTCAGTTTGAccagcatttttttttttatccagGGTATGGTAATTTTCTTCTCCCTGGGAGTTGGGGCAATTCCTTGGGTCATTATGTCTGAGGTATGcaaaatttgattaacaaaaaattttcacatcTTTTAGCATATGTTTTATCTAGTGTATATGTGGAAAACAAGATTTAATACCCTGAACTATTTGATGATGGTGGTGGAGAATTTATTGCTCTGGTGGTTTTAGTAGTTGTTGATTGATCTTGATCTGTGTATAGCagttagtatataaaatatctGAAATCCTTTTCAGCAACTGCCTGTTCTGATTTCTTGTGGGCTTGTACACTTACTTAATACTTACACCGTACTGAAATAATTGCTTTTGGCTGAATTTTTTCATTCTCGAGAGGTgtagaaaaaagaaacagataTGCAATAGCTTGAAGTTTGTGCTGCAGAGAATGGCACATGTGCCTCTAGAAATGTTAAGTTTCTGCAGCTTGTGATATGTTTGTCGGCTAATGACAATTGGGGTTATGGCTTTGCTCTTATTATTTTCAATGCTATTATCCATCAGTATCTCCAAATTTTTTCTTGTAGATCTTCAAAGTCATAAGTTTTCTGTTAGTtgttacaataaaatataaatataacttgGTTGGATCTAGGAATTACTATATTAAATCATGTATGGAGCTATTCTGCATTTTTCCCGTTTTTGACGAAAAAAAACTGATGACTGTTCATTCTTTCTGAGTTACTCAACTTTCAAATTTGCAAACTGCAGATTCTTCCAGTAAATATCAAGAGCCTTGCAGGCAGCGTTGCAACATTGGCAAATTGGCTGGCATCCTCGATAGTCACAATGACTGCAAATTTACTTTTGTCTTGGAGCCAAGCAGGTTGCTTTCTCTATCTCTGTGTTTGTTATATTGTGTGTTGCAATGGTGGCTAGtatcagatttttttattaacgtGTTTTCTTTACTTGCAACAGGAACCTTCATTATTTACACAATAGTCACTGCTTTCACTGTTGCTTTTGTATCACGTTGGGTCCCTGAAACCAAAGGAAGAAGTCTTGAAGAAATTCAGTCTTCTTTTAGATGAAACTGGTGTTATCTGTTCTAATCCTTTGCAAGTATATGTCATCTGGTGTCTCATCATTGATATTTGGGCAAATTGCTTCCATCGTTGTTCTATAATTCATGTGTATTTTTTATCTAGCATAAGGAGGAAAAGGAGAGGACAAACACcgtgttgttattattatttaaaaaaattcttctaatattatatttttttcatccagTATATGTAATAAAAGGGTTCTTCATTCTACTAGAGAAAACTGAGGAATGTTACACAACACAAACCAAACAGAGGGAGAGGATGACTCAGAAAGATAGTGTGATTTGTCACTTTTGGGATCCCTCTGCATGTAGAGAAGCAAGAAATTGCTTGAGACACCTATTGTAGACACAAGGTCGCTCCAGGTGAACCAAATGACCTGCATTCTCTATGCCCTGAAATGTCGCATTCTCTCCTAATTGCCTGTAAGTAAACCACCTCTgtcattttagatttttatggGATTGTAAAGTCATAATAATTCCATTAACAACTTTCTTGAGTGACTATTTTGGTTGCCCGGTGCAGCAACAATAGTGATCATTAATGTGGTTTGTCTATATGTAAACTGTTCTTCATATAAATAGAGGTCTTATACAGAAGCGTTTGGATCAAGGTCACATAGCTTTATTTGTTTATGGGGTGAATGTTGGCTTAAATTTAAGAATTGTGAAAAAggaaagagtaatactatgcatATCCAATTTTGATTATTCAATTGGGTATTCAGATAATatgtgattatgtgttattttatatttaatttaaaattatcaaattacataataatatatcatttgagtACTCAATTAGGTATTCAAAATTGGGTAAATAGTAATATATGCATTAAAGTGACGTTGACGTACTCTTTCATGGTGTGGGCTAGCTCCAGATTGAATATTTGATCTTTCTCACCCCATAGGAGATGTATTTTCTGCAAGTAACGTCAAGTATTTGGCCAGACTTGTCATTTTTCTGGAAGGAAAAAGCTTGGGAAAAATGAAACATTTGAGGAAAGTATGCCCTTTAATTTGGCTACCTGTGGAAATTTTGGGATGATGGGGTCTTTGTTACTTATCACCAAAGCCTCTAGGAGTTCAGACCTCTCCTTCCTGTTGTTGAACATCACCTGCAATTGCTTTAACACCTCATTAGTAAAGATGATCTTTGGGTGATATAAAACAAGTCTATTCTAGGTGAACTGCAATTTTGTTTCATTCCTTATAATTGACGAAAGGAGAATGCTTTGAGTGGTCAAGGTTTTgcaatttaattgaaaaaatttttaggtAGAGTTAGTTGAACTGAGAGGATGTCATAGTAATTGCTCATGTCTCCCTGCCCCTATATTTCTATCTAGGGATGAATTCGATTTAAGTTGCATGAGCTTGGACAAATTTTTCGAGACACAATGACAACTTAGGTTGGGTCGTGCTTAGTTTAGCTCGACTTGTCAAAATCTATCAAAATATGGGTCTTAACAGATCATATTGATCTGTCTCACCACTAAAATTTAAGGTATAACAC from Mangifera indica cultivar Alphonso chromosome 16, CATAS_Mindica_2.1, whole genome shotgun sequence includes the following:
- the LOC123198492 gene encoding sugar transporter ERD6-like 6 isoform X1, whose protein sequence is MSFRDDNEDARDLRKPFLHTGSWYKMGSRQSSMMSSSAQILRDGSISVVFCVMIVALGPIQFGFTCGYSSPTQAGIINDLNLSISEVFESVAFDIGYMRILFIIRYIKLQFVISKQFSVFGSLANVGAMVGAIASGQIAEYIGRKGSLMIAAIPNIIGWLAISFAKDSSFLFMGRLLEGFGVGVISYTVPVYIAEISPQNMRGSLGSVNQLSVTIGIFLAYLLGLFVNWRVLAVLGILPCTILIPGLFFIPESPRWLAKMGMTEDFEASLQVIRGFDTDISIEVNEIKRSVASSTRRTTIRFADLKRKRYWFPLMVGIGLLVLQQLSGINGVLFYSSTIFKSAGISSSNSATCGLGLVQVMATGVNTWLMDRAGRRLLLLISSSGMTGSLLLVAVAFYLEGIVSEDSRLYSILGILSLVGLVGMVIFFSLGVGAIPWVIMSEILPVNIKSLAGSVATLANWLASSIVTMTANLLLSWSQAGTFIIYTIVTAFTVAFVSRWVPETKGRSLEEIQSSFR
- the LOC123198492 gene encoding sugar transporter ERD6-like 6 isoform X2, coding for MSFRDDNEDARDLRKPFLHTGSWYKMGSRQSSMMSSSAQILRDGSISVVFCVMIVALGPIQFGFTCGYSSPTQAGIINDLNLSISEFSVFGSLANVGAMVGAIASGQIAEYIGRKGSLMIAAIPNIIGWLAISFAKDSSFLFMGRLLEGFGVGVISYTVPVYIAEISPQNMRGSLGSVNQLSVTIGIFLAYLLGLFVNWRVLAVLGILPCTILIPGLFFIPESPRWLAKMGMTEDFEASLQVIRGFDTDISIEVNEIKRSVASSTRRTTIRFADLKRKRYWFPLMVGIGLLVLQQLSGINGVLFYSSTIFKSAGISSSNSATCGLGLVQVMATGVNTWLMDRAGRRLLLLISSSGMTGSLLLVAVAFYLEGIVSEDSRLYSILGILSLVGLVGMVIFFSLGVGAIPWVIMSEILPVNIKSLAGSVATLANWLASSIVTMTANLLLSWSQAGTFIIYTIVTAFTVAFVSRWVPETKGRSLEEIQSSFR